In Canis lupus familiaris isolate Mischka breed German Shepherd chromosome 23, alternate assembly UU_Cfam_GSD_1.0, whole genome shotgun sequence, the following are encoded in one genomic region:
- the LOC607986 gene encoding myelin-associated oligodendrocyte basic protein isoform X1, producing the protein MSQKTTKEGPRLSKNQKFSEHFSIHCCPPFTFLNSKREIVDRKYSICKSGCFYQKKEEDWICCACQKTSTSRRATSPQRPKHQPAAPPAVVRAPAKPRSPPAKPRSPPRFERQPRPRPEVRPPPAKQRPPQKSKQPPRSSPQRGPGTSRGGSPIKASRLKRRTKTTPRKK; encoded by the exons ATGAGTCAAAAAACGACTAAGGAGGGTCCCAGACTCTCCAAGAACCAGAAGTTTTCAGAGCACTTCAGCATACATTGCTGCCCGCCATTCACCTTCCTCAACTCCAAACGTGAGATCGTGGATCGGAAATACAGCATCTGTAAAAGTGGCTGCTTCtaccagaagaaagaagaggactGGATCTGCTGTGCCTGCCAGAAGACCAG CACCAGCCGCCGTGCAACGTCCCCTCAGAGGCCCAAGCACCAGCCAGCTGCACCCCCCGCCGTGGTCAGAGCACCGGCCAAGCCACGGTCCCCTCCGGCCAAGCCACGGTCCCCTCCGAGGTTCGAGCGTCAACCACGCCCCCGCCCAGAGGTCCGACCACCACCAGCCAAGCAGCGCCCCCCTCAGAAGTCCAAGCAGCCGCCGCGCAGCAGCCCCCAGAGAGGGCCAGGCACCAGCCGTGGGGGGTCCCCCATCAAAGCTTCTAG
- the LOC607986 gene encoding myelin-associated oligodendrocyte basic protein isoform X2, translated as MSQKTTKEGPRLSKNQKFSEHFSIHCCPPFTFLNSKREIVDRKYSICKSGCFYQKKEEDWICCACQKTSTSRRATSPQRPKHQPAAPPAVVRAPAKPRSPPAKPRSPPRFERQPRPRPEVRPPPAKQRPPQKSKQPPRSSPQRGPGTSRGGSPIKASRFW; from the exons ATGAGTCAAAAAACGACTAAGGAGGGTCCCAGACTCTCCAAGAACCAGAAGTTTTCAGAGCACTTCAGCATACATTGCTGCCCGCCATTCACCTTCCTCAACTCCAAACGTGAGATCGTGGATCGGAAATACAGCATCTGTAAAAGTGGCTGCTTCtaccagaagaaagaagaggactGGATCTGCTGTGCCTGCCAGAAGACCAG CACCAGCCGCCGTGCAACGTCCCCTCAGAGGCCCAAGCACCAGCCAGCTGCACCCCCCGCCGTGGTCAGAGCACCGGCCAAGCCACGGTCCCCTCCGGCCAAGCCACGGTCCCCTCCGAGGTTCGAGCGTCAACCACGCCCCCGCCCAGAGGTCCGACCACCACCAGCCAAGCAGCGCCCCCCTCAGAAGTCCAAGCAGCCGCCGCGCAGCAGCCCCCAGAGAGGGCCAGGCACCAGCCGTGGGGGGTCCCCCATCAAAGCTTCTAGGTTCTGGTAA
- the LOC607986 gene encoding myelin-associated oligodendrocyte basic protein isoform X3 gives MSQKTTKEGPRLSKNQKFSEHFSIHCCPPFTFLNSKREIVDRKYSICKSGCFYQKKEEDWICCACQKTSTSRRATSPQRPKHQPAAPPAVVRAPAKPRSPPAKPRSPPRFERQPRPRPEVRPPPAKQRPPQKSKQPPRSSPQRGPGTSRGGSPIKASRF, from the exons ATGAGTCAAAAAACGACTAAGGAGGGTCCCAGACTCTCCAAGAACCAGAAGTTTTCAGAGCACTTCAGCATACATTGCTGCCCGCCATTCACCTTCCTCAACTCCAAACGTGAGATCGTGGATCGGAAATACAGCATCTGTAAAAGTGGCTGCTTCtaccagaagaaagaagaggactGGATCTGCTGTGCCTGCCAGAAGACCAG CACCAGCCGCCGTGCAACGTCCCCTCAGAGGCCCAAGCACCAGCCAGCTGCACCCCCCGCCGTGGTCAGAGCACCGGCCAAGCCACGGTCCCCTCCGGCCAAGCCACGGTCCCCTCCGAGGTTCGAGCGTCAACCACGCCCCCGCCCAGAGGTCCGACCACCACCAGCCAAGCAGCGCCCCCCTCAGAAGTCCAAGCAGCCGCCGCGCAGCAGCCCCCAGAGAGGGCCAGGCACCAGCCGTGGGGGGTCCCCCATCAAAGCTTCTAGGTTCTG